One window of Triticum dicoccoides isolate Atlit2015 ecotype Zavitan chromosome 5A, WEW_v2.0, whole genome shotgun sequence genomic DNA carries:
- the LOC119301407 gene encoding uncharacterized protein LOC119301407, whose amino-acid sequence MAGTEWCWPLPAWMGSGAAWFVALNLVVGAIFALSSRAQPQSPSPRRGGSGITRRASSAVLQRIRSFSIFSFPSSSFHTAEPSPGGGAVAAATTFRETEDAGTPRRSPATPRPPRPHATAEPAKEDVVEDESSMSMDEAYALALAGRQRAPPTEEEAAGSEVDAKAEEFIQGFKEDLRQQRLKSIFNYTQMLKRRVAGGQPPAAPQ is encoded by the coding sequence ATGGCTGGAACGGAGTGGTGCTGGCCGCTGCCGGCGTGGATGGGCTCCGGCGCGGCGTGGTTCGTGGCCCTCAACCTCGTCGTGGGCGCCATCTTCGCCCTGTCGTCGCGTGCGCAGCCGcagtcgccgtcgccgcgccgcgGCGGCAGCGGGATCACGCGCAGGGCCTCGTCGGCGGTGCTGCAGCGCATCCGCTCCTTCAGCATCTTCTCCTTCCCGTCCTCGTCCTTCCACACGGCGGAGCCCAGCCCGGGCggcggcgccgtcgccgccgccaccaccttccGAGAAACAGAGGACGCGGGGACGCCGAGGAGGTCGCCAGCTACACCGCGTCCACCGCGCCCACACGCGACGGCAGAGCCGGCGAAAGAGGACGTCGTGGAAGACGAGAGCTCGATGAGCATGGACGAGGCGTACGCGCTCGCCCTGGCGGGGCGGCAGCGGGCGCCGCcgacggaggaggaggcggccgggtccGAGGTGGACGCCAAGGCGGAGGAGTTCATCCAGGGGTTCAAGGAGGACCTCAGGCAGCAGCGcctcaagtccatcttcaactacaCCCAGATGCTCAAGCGCCGCGTCGCCGGCGGCCAGCCGCCTGCCGCTCCACAATGA
- the LOC119301409 gene encoding uncharacterized protein LOC119301409, which produces MALTNLILTVVGVGAAVMLLRKDVKQSSAVFRRNIRHIKTWLEEESAATTSAERSVPKELESQAAKKDSTPKVDKD; this is translated from the exons ATGGCGTTGACTAACTTAATCCTGACGGTGGTGGGCGTGGGCGCGGCGGTGATGCTGCTGCGGAAGGACGTGAAGCAGTCGTCCGCCGTCTTCCGCCGCAACATTCGCCACATCAAGACCTGGCTCGAGGAGGAGTCCGCCGCCACCAC ATCTGCTGAGCGATCGGTACCAAAGGAGCTTGAGTCCCAGGCTGCCAAGAAGGATTCCACACCCAAAGTGGACAAGGATTAG
- the LOC119301408 gene encoding GTP-binding protein BRASSINAZOLE INSENSITIVE PALE GREEN 2, chloroplastic-like, giving the protein MLSRARRLHPALRCLLRASAAHSSPHPPPTQHILAASQIPKPFPLLRRHLSSPPPPVSSPPAVVSSDLPAVSTNGKCPGCGIAMQSADPALPGFFNLPSPKSPDYRARLAPVTADDTGISASLKSELLQEGQENSREGGAVAVAVVAAEAEAEKKSKVVLCARCHSLRHYGHVKRPDAEVLLPDFDFVAAVGPRLASPSGARSLVLLLADASDFDGSFPRAVARLVAVTSEAHHADWKRGAPSNLPRAVLVVTKLDLLPTPSLSPDDVHAWAQARARAGAGADLQLAGVHLVSAARGWGVRDLLNHVREVAGARGKVWAVGARNVGKSTLLNAIARCSGAESGQTLTEAPVPGTTLGVIRVDGVLGAQAKLFDTPGLLHGHQLTSRLTPEELKLVQVRKEMRPRTYRIKAGQSIHIGGLVRLDVEDLTVGSIYVTVWASPLVPLHMGKTENAESMMKDHFGLQLQPPIGQKRVKELGKWVRKQFKVSGNSWDANTMDIAISGLGWYGIGLKGEAVLGLWTYDGVDVVPRSSLVHERASIFEEAGFSVSKVVSRADSMTNKLKGNKKTNKKEMKGILQSSEVPEPSEPATVIDA; this is encoded by the exons ATGCTGTCCCGCGCCCGGCGCCTCCACCCCGCTCTCCGCTGCCTCCTCCGTGCAAGCGCTGCGCACTCGTCCCCTCACCCTCCTCCGACGCAACACATCCTAGCTGCCTCCCAAATCCCTAAACCCTTCCCCCTCCTGCGCCGCCACCTCTCGTCCCCACCGCCGCCGGTGTCTTCCCCTCCGGCTGTGGTGTCTTCTGACCTCCCAGCAGTCAGTACCAATGGCAAGTGCCCGGGCTGCGGCATCGCCATGCAGTCTGCCGACCCGGCCCTCCCTGGCTTCTTCAACCTCCCATCCCCCAAGTCTCCCGACTACCGCGCGCGCCTCGCGCCCGTCACCGCCGACGACACCGGCATCTCGGCCTCTCTGAAAAGCGAGCTCCTCCAGGAGGGCCAAGAAAACTCACGGGAgggcggggcggtggcggtggcggtggtggccgcggaggcggaggccgagaagaagAGCAAGGTGGTGCTGTGTGCTCGGTGCCACTCGCTGCGCCACTACGGCCACGTCAAGCGCCCCGACGCCGAGGTCCTGCTCCCGGACTTCGACTTCGTGGCCGCCGTCGGCCCGCGCCTCGCGTCGCCCTCGGGGGCCAGGTCGCTGGTGCTGCTCCTCGCAGACGCGTCGGACTTCGACGGCTCCTTCCCGCGCGCCGTGGCGCGCCTGGTCGCCGTCACCAGCGAGGCCCACCACGCGGACTGGAAGCGCGGCGCGCCGTCTAACCTCCCCCGCGCGGTGCTCGTGGTCACCAAGCTCGACCTGCTCCCGACGCCGTCGCTTTCGCCCGACGACGTGCACGCGTGGGCGCAGGCCCGCGCGCGCGCCGGTGCTGGCGCCGACCTGCAGCTTGCCGGCGTTCACCTTGTCAGCGCGgcgcgagggtggggggtgcgcgacCTGCTCAACCACGTGCGCGAGGTCGCCGGGGCGCGCGGCAAGGTCTGGGCTGTTGGCGCGCGGAATGTGGGCAAATCGACGCTGCTCAACGCCATTGCTCGGTGCTCTGGGGCAGAGAGCGGGCAAACCTTGACAGAGGCGCCTGTTCCGGGAACAACCCTCGGGGTGATCCGGGTGGACGGCGTTCTTGGTGCTCAGGCGAAGCTGTTTGATACTCCGGGCTTGCTTCATGGACACCAGCTGACGTCCAGACTTACGCCCGAGGAGCTGAAACTTGTTCAAGTGAGGAAGGAGATGCGACCCAGAACATACAGAATAAAG GCAGGGCAGTCAATACATATAGGAGGACTGGTGCGCCTGGATGTGGAAGACTTGACTGTAGGATCAATCTATGTTACGGTTTGGGCATCACCACTTGTGCCACTTCACATGGGGAAGACCGAAAATGCGGAGTCTATGATGAAAGATCACTTTGGCTTGCAACTGCAG CCTCCTATAGGCCAGAAACGAGTGAAAGAGCTTGGGAAATGGGTGAGGAAACAATTCAAAGTTTCTGGAAATAGTTGGGATGCAAATACTATGGATATAGCCATTTCAGGTCTTGGCTGGTATGGAATCGGGCTGAAAGGAGAGGCAGTATTAGGGTTATGGACATACGATGGTGTTGATGTTGTCCCCAGGAGCTCCCTTGTCCATGAGAGGGCGTCGATTTTTGAGGAAGCAGGATTCTCAGTTTCAAAAGTCGTCTCGCGGGCAGATAGCATGACAAATAAGCTGAAAGGCAATAAAAAAACAAACAAGAAGGAGATGAAAGGCATTTTGCAATCTTCTGAAGTACCAGAACCTTCAGAACCTGCTACGGTCATAGATGCTTGA